A stretch of Shinella zoogloeoides DNA encodes these proteins:
- a CDS encoding 3-deoxy-manno-octulosonate cytidylyltransferase, producing the protein MIPGNFDKTLVLIPARMASTRLPGKPLADIAGLPMIVQVARRAAAADVGRIVVAVDHQDIFDAVVAAGFTAVMTRVDHQSGSDRIHEALTKSDPEGRAEIVINVQGDLPTIDPDTIRAALRPLENASTDIATLTTEIRDEHEKTNPNVVKIVGSPLSESRLRALYFTRATAPHGEGPLYHHIGLYAYRRKALETFVTLKPSTLEKRESLEQLRALEAGMRIDAEIVDTVPLGVDTPADLEKARAMLAAHPI; encoded by the coding sequence ATGATTCCCGGCAATTTTGACAAGACCCTCGTGCTCATTCCCGCGCGCATGGCCTCCACGCGCCTTCCCGGCAAGCCGCTCGCCGATATTGCGGGCCTGCCGATGATCGTGCAGGTTGCGCGCCGGGCGGCGGCGGCCGATGTCGGCCGGATCGTCGTCGCGGTCGACCACCAGGACATTTTCGATGCGGTCGTGGCGGCGGGTTTCACGGCGGTGATGACGCGGGTGGATCATCAGTCCGGCTCCGACCGCATCCACGAGGCGCTGACGAAGAGCGACCCGGAAGGCCGGGCCGAGATCGTCATCAACGTGCAGGGCGACCTGCCGACCATCGACCCCGACACGATCCGCGCCGCCCTTCGCCCGCTGGAAAACGCCTCGACCGACATCGCGACGCTCACGACCGAAATCCGCGACGAACACGAGAAGACCAATCCCAACGTGGTGAAGATCGTCGGCTCGCCGCTGAGCGAGAGCCGTCTGCGCGCACTCTACTTCACGCGCGCGACCGCGCCGCATGGCGAGGGGCCGCTCTATCACCACATCGGCCTCTACGCCTATCGCCGCAAGGCGCTGGAAACCTTCGTCACGCTGAAGCCCTCGACGCTGGAAAAGCGGGAATCGCTGGAGCAGCTCCGGGCGCTGGAGGCAGGCATGCGCATCGATGCGGAGATCGTTGACACGGTTCCGCTCGGTGTCGATACTCCGGCCGATCTCGAAAAGGCCCGCGCGATGCTTGCGGCCCACCCCATCTGA
- the pbpC gene encoding penicillin-binding protein 1C — MALWRKLLIGSASGAAAIAALAFGLDYADRAYPPPVAVAETVSKEVLDRDGRLLRAFATPEGHWRLKTTAADVDPQFLRMLVAYEDRRFEEHSGIDPLALLRAAGQFVTNGRIVSGASTLSMQVARLIEPRENRSMLAKLRQMARAIQLERRLSKAEILDLYLTLAPYGGNLEGVRAASLAWFGKEPKRLSVAEAALLVALPQLPEKRRPDRHRDVAEKARERVLTRMAVSEVIGEGEAERASAEAVPDRRRQLPSYAAHLSELALRKDPKATEHKTSLDRTVQDGLETVAREAAERLGPKISIAMVMADARTGEILGEVGSADYFDGSRAGWIDMTRIRRSPGSALKPFIYGLAFEEGLVAQETIVEDRPSDFSGYRPRNFDMTYQGDVSVRKALQLSLNVPAVRLLEAVGPTRMMVRFRRAEVRPELPLGETPGLAIGLGGLGITLRDLTQLYAALANRGMPVQLGDGITGDAKVIGGDPLLDPVAVWQVSDVLSGVTPPAGSRRLGIAYKTGTSYGYRDAWSVGYDGRHVLGVWVGRADNGAVPGLTGYGSAAPILFEAFARSGVAITALPRAPAGAVRIAQSELPASLRRFSTTASGLVATVAREPAPEIVYPPEGAHVELGATAGADLSPLILKLQGGRAPFRWLANGKVLPDASRRRTTQWMPEGAGFSTLTVIDAAGRAASVRVFIE; from the coding sequence ATGGCGCTCTGGCGCAAGCTCCTCATCGGTTCCGCAAGCGGGGCGGCGGCCATCGCCGCCCTCGCCTTCGGGCTGGATTATGCGGACCGCGCCTATCCGCCGCCCGTCGCGGTGGCGGAGACCGTCTCGAAGGAAGTGCTCGACCGCGACGGCCGCCTGCTGCGCGCCTTCGCGACGCCGGAGGGCCATTGGCGGCTGAAGACCACGGCCGCCGATGTCGATCCGCAGTTCCTGCGCATGCTCGTCGCCTATGAGGACAGGCGTTTTGAAGAGCATTCCGGCATCGACCCCCTGGCGCTGCTGCGCGCCGCCGGCCAGTTCGTCACCAATGGCCGCATCGTTTCCGGTGCATCCACGCTCTCCATGCAGGTCGCCCGGCTGATCGAGCCGCGCGAGAACCGTTCAATGCTGGCGAAGCTGCGCCAGATGGCCCGCGCCATCCAGCTCGAACGGCGGCTTTCCAAGGCGGAAATCCTCGACCTCTACCTGACCCTCGCGCCCTATGGCGGCAATCTGGAGGGCGTGCGCGCGGCAAGCCTTGCCTGGTTCGGCAAGGAGCCGAAGCGCCTTTCCGTTGCCGAGGCCGCCCTGCTCGTCGCCCTGCCGCAGCTTCCCGAAAAGCGCCGCCCCGACCGGCATCGCGACGTTGCGGAAAAGGCCCGCGAGCGCGTCCTGACCCGCATGGCCGTCTCCGAGGTCATCGGCGAGGGCGAGGCCGAGCGCGCGAGCGCCGAAGCCGTGCCCGACCGCCGCCGCCAGCTCCCCTCCTATGCCGCGCACCTTTCCGAACTGGCACTACGCAAGGACCCGAAGGCAACCGAGCACAAGACATCGCTCGACCGCACGGTGCAGGACGGGCTGGAAACCGTCGCCCGCGAGGCGGCCGAACGGCTCGGGCCGAAAATCTCCATCGCCATGGTGATGGCCGACGCCCGCACCGGCGAAATCCTCGGCGAGGTCGGCTCGGCGGACTATTTCGACGGCAGCCGTGCCGGCTGGATCGACATGACGCGCATCCGCCGTTCGCCCGGCTCGGCGCTGAAACCCTTCATCTACGGCCTTGCCTTCGAGGAGGGCCTTGTCGCGCAGGAAACCATCGTCGAGGACCGCCCCTCCGACTTTTCCGGCTACCGCCCGCGCAATTTCGACATGACCTATCAGGGTGATGTCAGCGTGCGCAAAGCCCTGCAGCTTTCGCTCAACGTGCCCGCCGTGCGCCTGCTCGAAGCCGTCGGGCCGACGCGCATGATGGTGCGCTTCCGCCGCGCCGAGGTGCGGCCCGAACTGCCGCTGGGCGAGACGCCCGGCCTTGCCATCGGCCTCGGCGGTCTCGGCATCACATTGCGTGACCTCACCCAGCTCTATGCCGCGCTTGCCAATCGCGGCATGCCGGTGCAGCTCGGCGACGGTATCACGGGCGATGCGAAGGTCATCGGCGGCGATCCGCTGCTCGATCCCGTCGCCGTCTGGCAGGTCTCGGACGTTCTTTCCGGCGTCACGCCGCCCGCCGGCAGCCGCCGCCTCGGCATCGCCTACAAGACGGGAACGAGCTATGGCTACCGCGACGCCTGGTCCGTCGGCTACGACGGCCGGCATGTGCTCGGCGTCTGGGTCGGCCGCGCCGATAACGGCGCCGTGCCGGGCCTGACGGGCTACGGCTCCGCCGCGCCCATCCTCTTCGAGGCCTTCGCGCGCTCGGGCGTTGCCATCACCGCGCTCCCCCGCGCGCCGGCCGGCGCGGTGCGTATCGCCCAGTCCGAACTCCCGGCAAGCCTTCGCCGCTTCTCGACGACGGCAAGCGGCCTCGTCGCGACCGTCGCACGCGAACCCGCCCCCGAGATCGTCTATCCGCCGGAAGGCGCGCATGTGGAACTCGGCGCGACTGCGGGCGCAGACCTCTCACCGCTCATCCTGAAGCTCCAGGGCGGCCGCGCGCCCTTCCGCTGGCTCGCCAACGGCAAGGTGCTGCCCGACGCCTCGCGCCGGCGCACGACGCAGTGGATGCCGGAGGGCGCAGGCTTCTCGACGCTGACGGTGATCGATGCCGCCGGGCGGGCGGCGAGCGTGCGGGTATTCATCGAGTAG
- a CDS encoding AEC family transporter yields MSDVALNVLPIFALILIGWLLVRTGYLREELGEGLGEFVFRVAVPVLLFRTIAEADFAGEAPWRIWVGYFAGVAATWTVAHLVATLGFARDRRIGVLAGVSSAFANTVFIGLPLVSRVVGDEGLVAISVLLSVHLPVMMIAGTILMERAERKEGTRPPQSFAALLLGIGKSLVHNPLVIGLVVGALFHVGGVPLGGPVKAVVDQIAATAAPAALISIGMALNKYKLGGNAGIALAMTALKLLLLPGSVYVACRLLGLSPEWTAAMVLTSSVPTGVNAWLLANHFGVGHALASSTITMTTALGVFTVSFWAWLLA; encoded by the coding sequence ATGTCTGACGTCGCCCTCAATGTCCTTCCTATCTTCGCGCTGATCCTGATCGGCTGGCTGCTCGTGCGCACCGGCTATCTCCGGGAAGAGCTGGGGGAAGGGCTGGGCGAATTCGTCTTCCGGGTCGCCGTGCCGGTGCTGCTCTTCCGCACCATCGCGGAGGCCGATTTCGCCGGGGAAGCCCCCTGGCGCATCTGGGTCGGCTATTTCGCGGGCGTGGCGGCGACATGGACGGTGGCGCATCTCGTCGCCACGCTCGGCTTTGCACGCGACCGGCGGATCGGCGTTCTCGCCGGTGTCTCCTCCGCTTTCGCCAATACCGTCTTCATCGGCCTGCCGCTCGTCTCGCGGGTCGTCGGCGACGAGGGCCTTGTGGCGATCTCGGTGCTTCTGTCCGTGCATCTGCCGGTCATGATGATCGCCGGCACGATCCTGATGGAGCGGGCGGAGCGCAAGGAGGGCACACGCCCGCCGCAGAGCTTTGCCGCGCTTCTCCTCGGTATCGGGAAGAGCCTCGTGCACAATCCTCTCGTCATCGGCCTCGTCGTCGGTGCGCTCTTCCATGTCGGTGGCGTGCCGCTCGGTGGACCGGTGAAAGCGGTCGTCGACCAGATCGCGGCGACGGCTGCGCCCGCCGCGCTCATCTCCATCGGCATGGCGCTCAACAAGTACAAGCTCGGCGGCAATGCCGGCATCGCGCTGGCGATGACCGCGCTCAAGCTCCTGTTGCTGCCGGGGTCGGTCTATGTCGCCTGCCGGCTGCTCGGCCTCAGCCCCGAATGGACCGCCGCGATGGTGCTGACATCCTCGGTGCCGACGGGTGTCAATGCCTGGCTGCTCGCCAACCATTTCGGCGTCGGCCACGCGCTCGCCTCCTCCACCATCACCATGACCACGGCTCTCGGTGTCTTCACGGTTTCCTTTTGGGCCTGGCTGTTGGCCTGA
- a CDS encoding crotonase/enoyl-CoA hydratase family protein: protein MTFETLSVAVDRRGVATLMLCRPAQHNALSGLMIRELTAAAGMLGEDKAVRLVVLTGEGESFCAGGDLNWMKAQIAATRGERIAEARHLALMLKALRDLPKPLIARVNGPAYGGGVGLISVCDAAIAVEGARFGLTETRLGLIPATISPYVAARIGPAAFLRLATSARLFDSGAAERIGLLSGIVVPEALDKAVEAEIAPYFSASPEAVAASKALAHALAPPIDDTLIEMTLTRLADTWETPEAAEGIAAFLEKRKAKWVVDAKA from the coding sequence ATGACTTTTGAGACCCTTTCGGTTGCCGTCGACCGGCGCGGCGTGGCGACCCTCATGCTGTGCCGTCCCGCCCAGCACAACGCGCTCTCCGGCCTGATGATCCGCGAACTGACCGCCGCTGCCGGCATGCTGGGAGAAGACAAGGCGGTGCGCCTCGTCGTGTTGACGGGCGAGGGCGAGAGTTTTTGCGCGGGTGGCGATCTCAACTGGATGAAGGCGCAGATCGCGGCGACGCGCGGGGAGCGCATTGCCGAGGCCCGCCACCTTGCCTTGATGCTGAAGGCGCTGCGCGACCTGCCGAAGCCGCTGATCGCCCGCGTCAACGGCCCGGCCTATGGCGGCGGCGTCGGGCTGATCAGCGTCTGCGATGCCGCAATCGCCGTGGAGGGCGCGCGTTTCGGCCTGACGGAAACCCGCCTCGGCCTCATCCCGGCAACGATCAGCCCCTATGTCGCCGCCCGCATCGGCCCGGCCGCCTTCCTGCGTTTGGCTACCTCCGCCCGGCTCTTCGATAGCGGAGCCGCCGAGCGGATCGGCCTCCTGAGCGGTATCGTCGTGCCGGAGGCGTTGGATAAGGCGGTGGAGGCGGAGATCGCGCCTTATTTCTCGGCCTCGCCGGAGGCCGTGGCGGCATCGAAGGCTTTGGCGCATGCGCTGGCCCCGCCGATTGATGACACGCTCATAGAGATGACGCTGACGCGGCTTGCCGATACCTGGGAGACGCCCGAGGCGGCGGAAGGGATCGCGGCCTTTCTGGAGAAGCGCAAGGCGAAATGGGTGGTCGACGCGAAGGCGTGA
- a CDS encoding alpha-2-macroglobulin family protein, producing MSMRAIFGFSALLLSAVASPLHIAHAEETRTVVTTDNGDYFGFDLRTVQDVTLDQCKTDCIDDMSCRAFTYNPKVKWCFLKSDFNQLNHFQGAVAGKIIKADNAADIGAAPALAFITEYMTNDARAFRDNLAIPSGQEGQGAESLASLGRIETASSRFDEALAAYKGALSIAPDDYYLWLETAESMARATNNSYLAGQGALAAINAYQLSRTTETRARALAVLGDTLDVSGSYRAGINAYKASLEQEEDVAVRSAYVSLRTRQGFRIVNHTIDSDSANPRACVEFSEPLVKSGADYASFVTLDGAAPKAVEAKDRQICVEGLSHGQHYKIAFRTGLPSAVDEPLAAPVDLDIYVQDRAATVRFTGDGFVLPGSVRRGIPIVSVNTDSADLKLYRVGDRAIAGLLAESRFLTQLDGYSASNIENQNGELVWQGKIEISPELNKDVVTSFPVDEALPERKPGVYVLTAAATNGRSNEWDSKATQWFVVSDVGLTTYAGTDGLNVFARSLDSAGPLEGVELQLIAKNNEILGTATTNADGRATFTAGLMRGTAANTPAVILARKGEGDFVFLDMTRAGFDLSDRGVTGRPAPGAIDVLTWTERGIYRAGETVHASALARDIESNAVEKLPLTFIFNRPDGVEDRRMVAEATLGGYAIDLLLMENSMRGTWTMQVYTDPKGTAIAEKTFLVDDFVPDRIEFDMTSEAKAIETGVPVPVSVEGRYLYGAPGAGLEIEGDVALKPTRQDAAYPGYVFGLADEEAIEESRIPLDGLDVLDDEGKTTFDVTVNDLPSTTQRLEALVTLRMMEAGGRAVERNLTLPVKATGAMIGVKPEFGGDLSENSVANFHVVAVDPDGKREAMQGMPWKLLEIERNYQWYREGSSWRYEPVMTTKQIANGTLDVTADGGRISAPVTWGRYRLEVESAEPDGPATSVEFDAGWYVAASSTETPDALEISLDKESYAIGDTAKLKVSPRHAGQLLITVGAESLVSTQTASIGAEGGEVEIPVTEAWGSGSYVTATLFRPGSDQESRMPMRAIGITWLKVDPADRKLDIALDVPEKTLPRQPLDISLKVAGAGANEEAYVTVAAVDVGILNLTRYEAPDPAGWYFGQRRLGMEIRDLYGRLIDGSLGATGRLRTGGDGGEGALQGDPPKEKLVAFFAGPVKLDADGNAKVSFDIPQFNGTARVMAVAWTKTGVGSASKDVVIRDPVVVTASLPKFLAPGDRSDLRLDIANTDAPAGDYTVEITHNASVMVEQSGAGQTIQLTPGGKTALTLPLIGGEAGDGLVTVKLTNGSGMSLEQALNVPVRPAAMPITTRRPIEIAANGSLTIDDQLLADSQLADASVSLSVSRAAAFVIPALLMALDRYPYGCTEQTTSRALPLLYLSELSKQSGLPEDPETQKRVQDAIYRVLANQSSSGSFGLWSPGYGDLWLDAFVTDFLTRAREQKFDVPEQAMLQALSNLQNSISYDVNVSTQGNEIAYALYVLARNRKAAISDLRYYADTKLSEFSSPLARAQIGGALGLYGDAQRSMTIFSNALGLSRETAMNASLSRTDYGSSLRDGAAILALAAEARPVPTIIPDLSKQVAKQWEDKRWTSTQEQTWMLLAARSVRDADKDLKLEINGAEHAGGYAAQMTGKSLLENPLTVANRTNEPVSAVLTTVAAPADPLPAGGDGFSIERTYYTLDGEEANITEATQNERYVVVLKATEHNDWASRIIITDLLPAGFEIDNPSLVDSAKLSNFDWLGETEAAHTEFRYDRFVAAFNRSEGDNRDVTLAYVVRAVTPGTYDLPAAQVEDMYRPQFSARTATGRMQVVKAE from the coding sequence ATGTCTATGCGCGCAATCTTCGGTTTCTCGGCACTTCTTCTGTCTGCCGTCGCCTCTCCACTCCATATCGCCCATGCCGAAGAGACACGCACCGTCGTGACCACGGACAATGGCGACTATTTCGGTTTCGACCTGCGCACCGTGCAGGATGTGACGCTCGACCAGTGCAAGACCGATTGCATCGACGACATGTCCTGCCGCGCCTTCACCTATAATCCCAAGGTGAAGTGGTGCTTCCTGAAGAGCGACTTCAACCAGCTCAACCATTTCCAGGGCGCCGTCGCCGGCAAGATCATAAAGGCCGACAATGCCGCCGACATCGGTGCGGCGCCGGCCCTTGCCTTCATCACCGAATATATGACGAACGATGCCCGCGCCTTCCGCGATAATCTCGCCATTCCCTCCGGCCAGGAAGGACAAGGTGCGGAAAGCCTTGCCTCGCTCGGCCGTATCGAGACGGCTTCCAGCCGCTTCGACGAGGCGCTCGCCGCCTACAAGGGCGCGCTCTCGATTGCCCCGGACGACTACTATCTCTGGCTCGAGACCGCCGAATCCATGGCCCGTGCCACCAACAACAGCTATCTGGCCGGCCAGGGCGCCCTTGCGGCGATCAACGCCTACCAGCTTTCCCGCACGACGGAAACGCGCGCCCGAGCGCTCGCCGTGCTCGGCGATACGCTCGACGTTTCGGGCAGCTACCGCGCCGGCATCAACGCCTACAAGGCAAGCCTGGAGCAGGAGGAAGACGTCGCCGTGCGCTCGGCCTATGTCAGCCTTCGCACGCGACAGGGCTTCCGCATCGTCAACCACACGATCGATTCCGACAGCGCCAATCCGCGCGCCTGCGTCGAGTTCTCCGAACCGCTCGTCAAGTCGGGCGCCGACTATGCCTCCTTCGTCACGCTCGACGGCGCGGCGCCCAAGGCGGTGGAGGCGAAGGACCGGCAAATCTGCGTGGAGGGCCTGTCTCACGGCCAGCACTACAAGATCGCCTTCCGCACCGGCCTGCCGTCCGCCGTCGATGAGCCGCTGGCCGCGCCGGTCGATCTCGATATCTATGTGCAGGACCGTGCCGCCACGGTGCGCTTCACCGGCGACGGCTTCGTGCTGCCGGGCAGCGTTCGCCGCGGCATCCCGATCGTCTCGGTCAACACCGATAGCGCCGATCTGAAGCTCTACCGCGTCGGCGACCGCGCCATTGCGGGCCTGCTCGCCGAAAGCCGCTTCCTCACCCAGCTCGACGGTTATTCCGCCAGCAATATCGAGAACCAGAACGGCGAATTGGTCTGGCAGGGCAAGATCGAGATCTCGCCGGAGCTGAACAAGGACGTCGTCACCAGCTTCCCGGTCGACGAGGCCCTGCCGGAGCGCAAGCCCGGCGTCTATGTGCTGACCGCCGCCGCCACGAACGGCCGCAGCAACGAATGGGACAGCAAGGCGACGCAATGGTTCGTCGTCTCGGATGTCGGTCTCACCACCTATGCCGGTACGGACGGGCTCAACGTCTTCGCCCGCTCGCTCGACAGCGCCGGTCCGCTGGAAGGCGTCGAACTGCAGCTCATCGCCAAGAACAACGAGATCCTCGGCACGGCGACGACCAATGCGGACGGCCGCGCGACCTTCACCGCCGGCCTGATGCGCGGCACCGCCGCCAACACGCCCGCCGTGATCCTTGCCCGCAAGGGCGAAGGCGACTTCGTCTTCCTCGACATGACGCGCGCCGGCTTCGACCTTTCCGACCGCGGCGTCACCGGCCGCCCCGCGCCGGGCGCCATCGACGTGCTGACCTGGACCGAGCGCGGCATCTACCGCGCCGGCGAGACGGTGCATGCCTCGGCGCTCGCCCGAGACATCGAATCGAACGCCGTCGAGAAGCTGCCGCTCACCTTCATCTTCAACCGTCCTGACGGCGTGGAAGACCGCCGCATGGTGGCCGAAGCCACGCTCGGCGGCTACGCCATCGACCTGCTGCTGATGGAAAACAGCATGCGCGGCACCTGGACCATGCAGGTCTATACCGACCCGAAGGGCACCGCGATTGCCGAAAAGACCTTCCTCGTCGACGACTTCGTACCCGACCGCATCGAATTCGACATGACGAGCGAGGCCAAGGCCATCGAGACCGGCGTGCCTGTCCCCGTTTCGGTCGAGGGTCGCTACCTCTACGGCGCCCCCGGCGCTGGCCTCGAGATCGAGGGCGACGTCGCGCTGAAGCCGACGCGCCAGGACGCCGCCTATCCGGGCTACGTCTTCGGCCTTGCCGACGAAGAGGCCATCGAGGAGAGCCGCATCCCGCTCGACGGTCTCGACGTGCTCGATGACGAGGGCAAGACGACCTTCGACGTGACCGTCAACGACCTGCCCTCCACGACCCAGCGTCTCGAAGCGCTCGTGACCCTGCGCATGATGGAGGCGGGCGGCCGCGCCGTCGAACGCAACCTCACCCTGCCCGTCAAGGCGACCGGCGCGATGATCGGCGTGAAGCCGGAATTTGGCGGCGACCTTTCGGAAAACAGTGTCGCCAACTTCCACGTCGTCGCCGTCGATCCCGATGGCAAGCGCGAGGCGATGCAGGGCATGCCCTGGAAGCTGCTGGAGATCGAGCGCAATTACCAATGGTATCGCGAGGGGAGCTCCTGGCGTTACGAGCCTGTCATGACGACGAAGCAGATCGCCAACGGCACGCTCGACGTCACCGCAGACGGCGGTCGTATCTCCGCACCCGTCACCTGGGGCCGCTACCGCCTCGAAGTCGAAAGCGCCGAGCCCGATGGACCGGCGACCAGCGTGGAATTCGATGCCGGCTGGTATGTCGCGGCAAGCTCGACGGAAACACCCGACGCACTGGAAATCTCGCTAGACAAGGAAAGCTATGCGATCGGCGACACGGCGAAGCTGAAGGTCTCGCCGCGCCATGCCGGCCAGCTTCTCATCACGGTCGGCGCCGAAAGCCTCGTCTCCACCCAGACCGCCAGCATCGGCGCGGAAGGCGGCGAGGTGGAAATCCCCGTGACCGAAGCGTGGGGCTCCGGCTCCTATGTCACGGCGACACTCTTCCGCCCCGGCTCGGACCAGGAAAGCCGCATGCCGATGCGCGCCATCGGCATCACCTGGCTGAAGGTCGACCCGGCCGATCGCAAGCTCGATATCGCGCTCGACGTGCCGGAAAAGACCCTGCCGCGCCAGCCGCTCGACATTTCGCTGAAGGTCGCCGGTGCTGGCGCGAACGAGGAGGCCTATGTCACGGTGGCCGCGGTCGACGTCGGCATCCTCAACCTCACCCGCTATGAAGCGCCTGATCCGGCCGGCTGGTACTTCGGCCAGCGCCGCCTCGGCATGGAAATCCGCGACCTCTACGGCCGCCTGATCGACGGCTCGCTCGGCGCCACCGGGCGGCTGCGCACCGGCGGCGACGGCGGCGAAGGCGCGCTCCAGGGCGATCCGCCGAAGGAAAAGCTCGTCGCCTTCTTCGCCGGTCCCGTGAAGCTCGATGCTGACGGAAATGCCAAGGTCAGCTTCGACATCCCGCAGTTCAACGGCACCGCCCGCGTTATGGCCGTCGCCTGGACGAAGACCGGCGTCGGCAGCGCATCCAAGGACGTCGTGATCCGCGATCCTGTCGTCGTGACCGCGAGCCTGCCGAAGTTCCTCGCCCCCGGGGACCGTTCGGACCTGCGCCTCGATATCGCCAACACGGATGCACCTGCCGGCGACTACACGGTCGAGATCACCCACAACGCCTCCGTGATGGTCGAACAATCAGGCGCGGGCCAGACGATCCAGCTCACGCCCGGCGGCAAGACCGCGCTCACCCTGCCGCTCATCGGCGGCGAGGCGGGCGACGGCCTCGTGACGGTCAAGCTCACCAACGGTTCCGGCATGTCGCTGGAACAGGCGCTCAACGTGCCGGTCCGCCCGGCCGCCATGCCGATCACCACGCGCCGGCCGATCGAGATCGCCGCCAATGGCAGCCTCACCATCGACGACCAGCTTCTGGCAGACAGCCAGCTTGCCGACGCGTCCGTCAGCCTCAGCGTCTCGCGCGCCGCGGCCTTCGTCATCCCGGCCCTGCTGATGGCGCTCGACCGCTACCCCTATGGCTGCACGGAGCAGACGACCAGCCGCGCGCTGCCGCTGCTCTATCTCAGCGAACTCTCCAAGCAGTCCGGCCTGCCGGAGGACCCGGAGACACAGAAGCGAGTGCAGGATGCGATCTATCGCGTGCTCGCCAACCAGTCCTCCTCCGGCAGCTTCGGCCTCTGGTCTCCGGGCTACGGCGACCTCTGGCTCGACGCCTTCGTCACGGACTTCCTGACCCGCGCCCGCGAACAGAAGTTCGACGTGCCGGAGCAGGCGATGCTGCAGGCCCTTTCCAACCTGCAGAATTCCATCTCCTATGACGTGAACGTCTCCACTCAGGGCAACGAGATCGCCTATGCCCTCTATGTGCTCGCCCGCAACCGCAAGGCCGCGATCAGCGATCTGCGCTACTATGCCGACACGAAGCTCTCGGAATTCTCCTCGCCGCTCGCCCGCGCGCAGATCGGCGGCGCGCTCGGCCTCTATGGCGATGCCCAGCGCTCGATGACGATCTTCTCCAACGCGCTCGGCCTTTCCCGCGAAACCGCCATGAACGCCAGCCTCTCGCGCACCGACTACGGCTCGTCGCTGCGCGACGGCGCCGCGATCCTGGCGCTTGCGGCGGAAGCCCGGCCGGTCCCGACCATCATTCCGGACCTTTCCAAGCAGGTTGCCAAGCAATGGGAGGACAAGCGCTGGACCAGTACGCAGGAACAGACCTGGATGCTGCTTGCCGCGCGCTCCGTGCGGGATGCCGACAAGGACCTGAAGCTCGAAATCAACGGCGCCGAACACGCCGGCGGCTATGCCGCACAGATGACGGGCAAGTCGCTGCTGGAAAATCCGCTGACCGTCGCCAACCGCACGAACGAGCCCGTCTCCGCCGTGCTGACGACGGTGGCCGCCCCTGCCGATCCCCTGCCCGCGGGCGGCGACGGCTTCTCCATCGAACGCACCTACTACACGCTCGACGGCGAGGAGGCGAACATCACCGAGGCGACACAGAACGAGCGTTACGTCGTGGTGCTGAAGGCGACGGAGCACAATGACTGGGCCTCGCGCATCATCATCACCGACCTCCTGCCCGCCGGGTTCGAGATCGACAATCCGAGCCTTGTCGACAGCGCGAAGCTTTCGAACTTCGACTGGCTCGGCGAGACGGAAGCGGCGCATACGGAGTTCCGCTACGACCGCTTCGTCGCCGCCTTCAACCGCAGCGAGGGCGACAACCGCGACGTGACGCTCGCCTATGTCGTGCGCGCCGTCACCCCCGGCACCTATGACCTGCCGGCCGCGCAGGTGGAGGACATGTATCGTCCGCAGTTCTCCGCCCGCACCGCGACCGGCCGCATGCAGGTCGTCAAGGCCGAGTAA
- a CDS encoding c-type cytochrome yields the protein MNSYVNMGVGALLGTVFVLMSVSIASEGIFHSEAPEKEGFTIVAEEAAGGEAAGGGEEAKGTPIATLLASADAAAGETVFKKCASCHTSEKGGPNKVGPNLWDIVNRPIAAHEGFSYSAGMTTFSEGHKIVWDFDHLNFFLEAPKKHVPGTAMGFAGLKKEDERANLIAYLRTLSDNPAALPTASSEGADAGAAATTEGGAAATEAAAPAEGATTTEGGAAATTTEGATAPAEGGAAATTTEGGAATTTEGAAPAEGATQGTTTEQPAAQ from the coding sequence ATGAACTCTTATGTGAACATGGGCGTGGGTGCCCTTTTGGGCACCGTCTTCGTGCTGATGTCCGTGTCGATCGCTTCTGAAGGCATTTTCCATTCGGAAGCTCCCGAGAAGGAAGGTTTCACGATCGTCGCCGAGGAAGCGGCCGGCGGTGAAGCGGCAGGCGGCGGCGAAGAGGCCAAGGGCACGCCGATCGCGACCCTGCTCGCCAGCGCCGATGCGGCAGCCGGCGAAACCGTCTTCAAGAAGTGTGCGAGCTGTCACACCTCGGAGAAGGGCGGACCGAACAAGGTCGGCCCCAATCTCTGGGATATCGTGAACCGCCCGATCGCCGCGCATGAAGGCTTCAGCTACTCCGCCGGCATGACCACCTTCTCCGAAGGCCACAAGATCGTCTGGGACTTCGATCACCTGAATTTCTTCCTCGAAGCGCCGAAGAAGCACGTCCCGGGCACCGCCATGGGCTTCGCGGGCCTCAAGAAGGAAGACGAGCGCGCCAACCTGATCGCCTACCTGCGCACGCTCTCCGACAATCCCGCCGCCCTGCCGACCGCTTCGAGCGAAGGCGCGGATGCCGGCGCTGCCGCAACGACCGAGGGCGGCGCTGCCGCGACGGAAGCCGCTGCTCCCGCAGAGGGCGCGACCACGACGGAAGGCGGCGCCGCCGCCACGACGACCGAAGGCGCGACGGCTCCTGCCGAAGGCGGCGCTGCGGCGACCACGACCGAGGGTGGCGCTGCAACGACGACCGAGGGTGCTGCCCCGGCCGAAGGCGCGACGCAGGGCACCACGACGGAACAGCCGGCGGCTCAGTAA